The Castanea sativa cultivar Marrone di Chiusa Pesio chromosome 11, ASM4071231v1 genome contains a region encoding:
- the LOC142615224 gene encoding uncharacterized protein LOC142615224 → MATESNLLDLEIENDDDEHEELELENKSKQLKEQADFLKRDCKSLDSGQPSSSSAPPSSSFSRVEATLATILDQLQLVRSDLGEIWETQAIHGDRLYHLIDGMCQMNTRIGRIACHQSILDGFPPSPERDSSDASLESGDDDDTSDSSGDLMTASQ, encoded by the exons ATGGCAACAGAAAGTAATTTGTTAGATCTTGAGATtgagaatgatgatgatgagcatgAAGAACTTGAACTAGAA AATAAATCAAAACAACTCAAAGAGCAAGCTGACTTTCTCAAAAGGGACTGTAAGAGCTTGGACTCTGGCCAGCCCTCATCTTCATCTGCTCCaccttcatcttctttttctagAGTAGAGGCCACTCTAGCTACCATTCTTGACCAGCTCCAGCTTGTACGTAGTGACCTTGGTGAAATCTGGGAGACTCAGGCTATTCATGGTGATCGTCTTTACCATCTTATTGATGGAATGTGCCAGATGAACACTAGGATTGGACGCATTGCTTGCCATCAGTCTATACTTGATGGGTTTCCACCCTCTCCAGAGCGTGACTCTTCCGATGCCTCTTTAGAGagtggagatgatgatgatactTCTGACTCTTCCGGTGACTTGATGACTGCCTCACAATGA